In Prinia subflava isolate CZ2003 ecotype Zambia chromosome 8, Cam_Psub_1.2, whole genome shotgun sequence, the genomic window GCCAGACATGCCCTGTAATTTATTGGTTTTTAATCTCAGCTAATGGAAGCTGAGGCAAAGGCACAGTGTGAGCCGCTTGAAGCCAAAAGCTGCAGGTGCAGTTCTCCAGCTTTTTGTTGTAGCTGGTGTAAGACTGATAAATGAGTGAAGCCTCTTACTGATTGTGGGAAAGGTTTTTGTGTATGTCAGGCTTGGTTTAACAGAATGGCCAGATGAAGTATGGATGGAAGAATCTGTTAAATATAAATAAGTAACTGGATATTATTTCCATCTTCAGGAAGGCAATAGCCCTCAAGGCAGCAACCAGGGAGTCAAAATCACACAAGaccagcaaaagaaaagcagctttttccgATGCGTTCTTCTGTGAGGGACATGGCCTTAATCTGAGCTGGACTGTGCCTGTGCTAAGTGAGGTTTCCTCTTTCTATGGACTTAGTGCTCCCAACACACCTTGTCACTTTGTGACTATCTGAATAAGAAATGGTTTATTTTGGTAATTGTCTGACTCTTCAGTTTTGGAGATTAAACAAGTTTATTTTTGTCAGAATGCCACTGGGCATGTGTATTGTGTAGCAGAGGAAGAACAGATCACATGTGACCTGGGATGCAGCACCATTACTGACAGACTTCAATCTTCATTCGTATCTGTCATGTATCCAGTTTAGAAAGATGAAGTTATGATCAAAATAAGAAATTTAAATGCTCCTGTTAACAAAGTACAGGTGTGCATACATGGTACATGTGCATATCCAGTGTGTAGCTGCACACAGAACAGTGTCATGAGACCATCCCAGGAATGCACCGAGGTGAGCAGTGCAGGCTGATGCCTTCCCAGGAGGTACGAGGGAGCTTTCTGCAGCTCCACCTCTTTACTACTACAGAGAAACTCCTTTATCTGCCTGTCTCTTACTCAGTTGTGTAACTCTAGACAATCTACAAGTACaactgaagttttaaaaaaattctcctcAAGGGaatctctatttttttaaaaaagaatgtgTGCTGTAAATAGAATGGGTCCTTACCATTGGTAATTCATCCATGTTAGACTTGACTGTGCTTAATTAAGTACTCCAGACATTCAGACGTGTTTTAACAGGAGCTGGTGGCTACACTGAGTCCTGTACAAATGATCTGTCATCTGTTTTTGAAGAACCAGGGTCAGGCAGGGACACTCACACAAAATCTGTCACCTTACAGTGGGTGGCTTTACCACTCTCCATCCAGGAACAACTCCAGACCTATCATGACACAGTAGGTAGTTTTAAATCATGGCAAGGAAACGTATTGCACTGCTCCCAGTCATGTGTTCCCAAGCACACTTGCTCACATACGCAAATAAATGATGCACATCAGAACACTTTGTTGAAAAGAGACTCTCCTAGACTGAGACTGGCCTTGCTGCTTGTTGTCGATCGCTGCAGCCATCACGCAGCAACGGCCTGTTCACAGCATGTGTCAGTGCATGTCCAGTCCTCACAGGAACAGTCTGTGTTACTCATTCCCACAAGCCTAGTCCAGCACATTCCAATGTGTGAAATGCAAGAGCCAAGTACAGCTCCTTGGTGGGTGGTTGCTCTCAGGTCCTGTGAGCCTGGCTCTGGATTAGACTGACAAAAGGGGCTGGTAAGAGCATCAGCTTCCGAGGCTGCTGTCCAGGGACTGCAGTGATGGTGTGCCTGCCTCCAGTGAGCACaccagctgtgtcctgcagctctggaacTGAAACATGCTTTGTTTACATTGACAACTGCACTTAAGGGTAAAATTAAAGTTGATTTTGAAGTTGTTGAATTTACTcaccagttttattttcttcaagtttGTGGTGTTGAACTCTGGGCCTCAGCACTAATAAATGTTGTTAAGTAGTAAAATATCGTTTGGATTcacaattaaaatatataaatctgCAGCATGCAGTTGGGCCCAACAGGAATACTGCTTGttctaaaatggaaaaagatttCACTGTGTTAAGTTACTGGtttgtaaaaatgcattttagatGCATTCAGATGATCTGTGTCCTGATTGAAGCTTTCCTCTAACCAGAACCGTACGATGGTTTGGTATTTTGTTGTGGCTTTTTAGCATGAGGACTTGATGAATGTGTCCTGTAGTGGATTTACACACAGATGTATTTATAGGATAAAACCATGTAAAGTTACTGAGGAGGCTTCTAGTGTGTGCTTCAGAATGTAGTTAACACAGACCTGTAGTTTGGACAAGCAGCATCTGTCTTGAGCTAAGGAGGTTTTGAAAGAGTCAGTGTGTGCTTCAAGAAATGATTGAGGCACAACTGGGGTGGTGCCTACATAACTGTGTAACGATTTGCTTCTGGCTTAGTAATAACTCTGGATTGTCTTGGATCTGTCTTGTGCTTTATACAGCCAGATGTTCagccagatttatttttcagagtgACTGGAAAATTGGTGGTTTATCTGACCTGATACCATGGGTCTGCCATGATGCTGGTTCTTGCCTGTGGACTGTATCATTAACTCATCTCAAGATGGGAAAGTAAACCATATTCATTTACAAGTGGGTAAAACATGATGGATGGTATTGTGATTTTTCACTCATTTTCTAAATCTGAAGTTACTCTTGCATTCAGAATTCTTTGTATGTGAATACCTTCTGTTTAAACTTACACTGGTTGTTGCATATGTTTATGTACCTAATtataaaatttcttttgaaatggtTGGGTTTACAAACAACAACATTATTGCTTGATCTCAGGAAGTCTCATACAATTACTGTGACTAGAGTCATCACTGTATTTCTGGGTATGAAGGCTCTACACAGACATTAAATCTGTGTAAGCAACATGAAACCTAAAATGCAGGTGTAAGAGAGGAAAAGGTTAAATACTGCACTGCACACGGGCTTAGCTTTGTGTCACTAAAAACAGGCATCAAATCTAGAAGTACAGTATGTTTTCATCACATCATTCATTTACTTTATTGTGTTTATTAAGTATGAATGTAACAAAAAATGCAATTGTGGGAGAGGTACTGTGTAAATACATACAATAATCTACATGTGTCTAAGCTTTCTTcaacaaaggaggaaaaaattggaaattgggtacaaaatctttaaaactgAGGACTTGAAGTAGGTCTGCAAAACTAACCGCTTACTACACATCCGCAGTGTCTAAATACCACTAAAATGTCAGGTAATGGGTTAACATTTGTTTTGTAGAGAAACAAACCCATTTTTGAGCATGTCCTCAAATTCCCTTATTTTAGTGAGTATCATGGAATTCTGTGGTTGACCTTATTTTTGAGGCTGGTTGCAGTACTTTGCATAGTCTTCACTCCTTAGGGTGGAGACCTGTCAGTCTGTCAATAAATGGTGAAGCTGCTGTTCTAACACTTACTTAACACTCGTGTTGTCTGTGTCCTGTGCTGACAGACACAGCTCATGTTTCCTGACATCAGAACCTTAATGTGCCAGCATTAGATTTCCAGCCTCAGATTTATAAATCCTATGGATTATTGTAAGTCTCTTTACTGCTGCTGAAAATTATTTGGTCTCTCCTTTCATATGTGATGCTGATCATCTCCCTCATGATTGCTAAGAGGTTATTGTGGTGGTGTGTTTGGCTGATGATCATGCTCAAAACAGCCATGATTTTATGTTCTCTTGGACTTGCCAGGGGGATGCAGAAACAGGTGTGGGAGGATGGGCTCCTTTGTACTTGTAGAAGTTTTAGGGCTTGGGGAAGAATGATGACTAACTTGTGTCTTCATTTCTAGCTTAACTAAAGATCTGTTCAAAGGAATGTGAATGGTAGCTGCAGTCTTGAGTGTTCCAGGCTGCCTTATTCCCTGACCTGTCCTTAACTGATCCCTAGAGTTTCTGTGGTTAATAAAGGTAACTGGTAGGTTAACTGGTCTCTTCAGCCTTTCTGCAGGAATCATCTGCTCTACATTGAGTGTGAGTTGGGACTTACGACTTTGGTTTGAAGGGAATTTAATGCATCCCAAAATTTGTTAAAATAACTGTAAATTGTATTTTTCGAATGATCACTTTTGGCTGCCACCCTTCCCACATTACAACTGCTTTCTTAAACACGTCTCATTGATTTTCATGTttgtattaaaacaaaactgttgTTTGTTACAGTATGTCTGTTTTTACTCTCTTGTGCAGGACCCTGAGCACTGCATAAATAAACTTCTTATGCAAAGAGAATTTTACAAACGGAAGTTTTCAGTCCCGTTCATGATTTGTGCGTAGGGACCCTGGTGGGTGTGGAAAATAGGAGATTTCTGAAAATGGAGAAGAGGGATAGGACCTGGGGCAGACTCTTTTGTCTCTGAACTATGCTGACTTTTTCATTGTAAATCCTGCACTGTGGGAGAATACTTCAGGAATTGATTCACTGGACCATTTATTAAGACCATAAATAATCAAAGAAGTTACTTACGGTTTTGAAACgaaagggatttttttactgGTTAAGGCATTTTTGGGTGAATTTTTAGAGGTTATAGTTTGATACAAATTCCTTTACTACCTCGTGGTAtctgaactttaaaaaaaatacctccCTTCTGACTGTCCAGGCCAAGTTTGTTCTAGCTGAGGGTGGGGAGTAGACATTTTGCTAAATTACAGGGAAATCCTGATGAAGAGCTTAATGAATTGTTCCTTTTAAAGAGATAAACTCTGACTGGTTCAGTTACCAGAAGTTGTCCTCTTTGCCCCTCTCATCTTGTGCTCTCACGGTTGGTAATCTCAGGTGAAGTAATAGTTAAAAGTCCCAGAAGGGCTCGCTCCTGTCCCCGTGGTTGACTAGATTCAGATTCGAATATGAAAGGTGCTGTTAAAAAAGGAAGCCATGAATACTTACGTATCACTTTGTTTAAAGGATTTACTACAATTAATTGTGGGACTGTGATAAATTGGaacctttatttttcaaagtatttgcAAAGACTGGGTACATTAAATAAATGCAAGATTTGAGTGCTGTTTTGTGTAAGATATGCATCAGAAACCACATTAACATTATGTTAAGCATTGAGTGAACAAATCTTGTGCATTTATCAATGCAGCCTAAGTGCTAATACTAACTTAAGTTACAAGGACCCTCTCTCATTTAAAAAGTACTTTGGAAGTTCAAAAGCAAGTCAACAAGCCTCCAGGCTTTTTCAAGCACCTATTTTTGTAGTGTTAGCAGTGGGCAGCTCTACTAGAACCTGCCAGGGAAGAGTGGTGATCTGCAAATGCTGAGGAGATGTAAATACACATTTCTGTGTAGCTTCTGTCAGGCTTCTGAGAAGGAAACTAAGAGAATTTTGTGttagaaattaaaagcaaatattacCTGAGGAAATCTGGAGCTCGTATGATCATATGTTGAAAGTCTGCCAAGGACAGCTTGCCATCATTGTCCACGTCGGCCTCGTAAATCACCTTTTCACATACAAGGCTGACTTCTTCTGGGGTCAGTTCATTTCGGGTTAATTTGTTAACAGTTTTCTCTAGATCTGATTTGCATATGTAATCATCGTTGTTGAAGTCTGACAAAGGAGACAAAGTTAATTTAAAGTGACAAAGGTCAGCATTTTATATGGTTGTTTGCCAAGACCCAATAGAAGGGTTTGGTTCTGAGGCTGTGATGGATTTTTATCAGTAGAACTCTCAAATCAGAAATGAAGTTATATCTATCTGTTTGTAAGAGAAATTagttacaaaataaaaatctcttaatttctccttttcataCGTAAGTGTAACAACCGCAAGTAGTTTAATGGCTAAAGATAGCCTAGCCATCATTAAATCATTCCAGCAAGTTTGTGTTGGTTTGACATACTGTTTGTCTTTAGCTGATCATAAAGAAAGTAACTGTAAATGGtacttgaaaataaaagatgttttcatttGTCCTTGGAGAAAAAAGCTTGCAGTTTgcttccctgccttcccctcccacaTCCACCCTACAAATTCATGGGCAGCCAAATCCCCTGTGCTGTACTTTTCCAAGCAGCCTCTCAGatagaaatatttcttaatatttatCAGCTCTTGAAAATTGCAGATAATTTCAAGTTGTAAATTTTGTAGTAAATTTTAATACCAAATAGAGACAAAAGGataaagaaaatcagaagtTTTTAGAAGAGGGAGAACAAACATTCAAGtgcaattaaaagaaatggTAACTAGAAATCATGATGGCAACAAAATGAGGATTTTGCAGCCCTACATGAAGCTGCAGGATTTCCCCACTTATTTTTTATGCATGTCTCACTCAccataaattttaaaagcataataAGCTTTCAAGTCTCTGGGAGCCATTTCACTTAGCACAGAAAACATGTCCAAAAAATCATCTAAAGTCATATTGCCGTCTCCATGCTCTGAGAACACCTCTGCTATCCGCTGGCGGAAGGGGTTGTCCTGGGAGACAGAGCACAGGAGCAAGGGAAGGTCATCCTTACTAGCATTGACTTCAGTGCAGGTAAGGCAAATGGAGCGAAATTACTTTTGTTGAAACACCTTTTTGGCGAATTCTCCCTTTTCTGCCCTTAAGTTCTTGTCTAATGCTGTGTCAGAAGCAGATGTAGCCGCACTCTGTTTAACTTTTGTGCTGTTTCAGGGTGTTTTCTGGGAATTGCTAGAAGCTTCCAGAAAGACTTTTTACTTTGATAGCccaaatttatttctttgtcagACTGCCAGCAATTAGTACTGGATGAATTATTCAGAAAGGGTAGATGAAATGTGTCACTCGAGTCGTGTGCTGGGTACCTTGAGCTCTGGCATGCTGCTGATGAGTTCGTAGGGGAGTGTCACGGCTGGTTTGTCGGTGTAGTCAAGGGGAACGAGCTGGGGGGCCAGGTCTCGGTACCTGTAAAACAGCCTGAGACAGAGAGAAAGGCTTGTTGGCTGAATGGGTTCTGCAGACTTCTGAGAACAAGATGTTTTGCTTTTCCGCCTCATTTTTCACACTTTGCATCTATTACCAGATGGAGATCAGTCACTAAGTAACAGTATGTTTTTGTTGGAAAAACCATTATTAGAATAAGCAATATAGTGCAACTGGTGAAAAATACAAAGCTTCATTATAGAACTGTTAGGTGAAAATGCTTACACAGGACATGCAGCCAAACCCTTAGGAGAGGAGAACATGTTCATGTTTTCAGTGAGGACTCTCAGTCCCTGAACAGAATCCTGATCCTGCCTTTATCAGATCCTTTGTCCAGAGATTAAATAGGGAGTTCAATGAGGCACATGAAGGCTTCAGGAAAAATGCATCTTGGAGCAGCAGTGTAATTGTTTACGAGAAAACATGACAAAAGCTTGACATAATCATTAAAGTTTTCATAAACCAGCAAAGTATTCCAGAGACTAACAGTACACTTTGAAGCATCTCTCTGAAAACCATGTGAGAGAACCGTGGATGTCGCTGCCACTAAAACACAATTCATTACATTTATAGCTAATAAATAAAGAGGGACTAGAATATTTATACAAAACTTAGAATTCCAACTCAGTTTAGGATGGgatttgtaaattaaaaaagccaacaaaaatgCTCAGATTGCCCCAAGGTATCACTTTAAATTTGAGtaaatcaattaaaaatttatttttgaaatgcatTACCCCATATGTAACCTGCCTTTATGGCAGTCTCTGCCCTTTACTCACAACATGCATATAGAAGACTCACCTCAGAATTTCTTTCCTTGTGAAAAATGTGCAGTCCTATGAAATGAGAAAAGGTATATCAATGACAGGTTTTAGCATGCATTGGTCCAAACTTTTCCCATGCAGTGACTTAAAGGAAGTTATACTGTAGTGTATGTGTAAGaattaaagatttatttttgacATACAGTTAGGAGTATTTTATAACCTTTCCTTTTGATGTAAAAATCAAACTATGTTACTAAAATATTTGCTGCAATTCACTACCTCTacttattaatttttaaaagatgttgttttaaaaaacccaacaacaccTTTGCCATTATTCAATGTCCTGTCCAAACAGCCATTTAGTTTGCTTTATACCTGATATGCATCCAGTTGCTCTTGAGTGAAAATGGTTTGCTTGTTGCCCATTTTGAGCTGGAAATACTGACTCTTGTCAGTTCTTTCCTCAAAGGCACCTTTATAGGTTGTCTGGATATTCAGTTATTAAAAGCTGCAACAATGAGGCTCAGGTACAGCACAGGAGATCAGGTAACCAACTTCTACAGGCTGCAAAGTATCATAATAGGAGCATTTCATCAAATCTTTAGTCTGGCTGCTTGAGGCTCTTATCCAGCAGCATTCACCCGTCTCCTGAGTGCACCACGAAGACTCGGGTTACAGGATTTAGCCAAATAAGTAATAGCTGTTCATTAGTGCCCTTCAGCTGCAGGTAGACCCAGTGAATCCTGCCTTTTCATGCCTTCAGACATGGTGAATTAACTGAAAAGTGTTAgtagtgtttttcttctttaaaatttaacaCCAAATGATGGAAATTTGGTAgcccctcctcctttccctcctttgcCTCCTTTCCTTCTCACTTTTTATGGAGTCAGAGTTGTATGTGTTGGAAAAGCCTTTTTAGATCGTGGAGTGCAACTATTAATGCAGCACTGCCAAGGTCACCACTgcaccatgtccccaggtggcACATCCACATGTTTTTTGAACTTTTCCAGGGagggtgactccaccactggGAAGCCTGTGCCAGTATTTTCCCTTAATGCACATTGTTATAATACACTAATGCTGTGATGGTAGGTTGTACTGGAGGTAGTACCCATAAAGTCTGCTCACTCCCTTTCTTCTGCATCGTCTGTTGATgcatattattattaattaatggTTATTAGCATGACATCCATCCATACTGATAAATATATGTCATTTACACTGAAAAGATGTGTGAGTGTATAGTTCA contains:
- the CIB3 gene encoding calcium and integrin-binding family member 3; translated protein: MGNKQTIFTQEQLDAYQDCTFFTRKEILRLFYRYRDLAPQLVPLDYTDKPAVTLPYELISSMPELKDNPFRQRIAEVFSEHGDGNMTLDDFLDMFSVLSEMAPRDLKAYYAFKIYDFNNDDYICKSDLEKTVNKLTRNELTPEEVSLVCEKVIYEADVDNDGKLSLADFQHMIIRAPDFLSTFHIRI